Genomic DNA from Hordeum vulgare subsp. vulgare chromosome 2H, MorexV3_pseudomolecules_assembly, whole genome shotgun sequence:
TAAAAAAGCTGCAACAGAACCTTTGTTACAAAAATTTCCGAAACGAGACATGTGTTATAAAAGGATTCTTGCAACGTGTCTTCTGTCGCAAAAGTGGCGACGACGCTTGACCGGGAGATTGCGTCAGATCGACAACTCATAGGTCAACGACCGACATGTAGCACAAACCTTTTTTTATGTGAAATGATTCCCTTCAACCGACCGACCTTGTGCGAGTGTCCGCCGCCTCCAAGTCTATTAGATGGGCTCTATCACACGTCTATGAGCTAATCATTTTGTGTCCATGTTCCACGACTCGTCCATTGTTTTAGAAAGAGGTTCTGTAACTACCCGCTTATCGTAAACCAACCCAGGGCTAGATCCCACGACACTACTTGTGTTGCCAAAAAGAATTCCCATAACACGACctattttataattttttttgcaacacTATCCGGGTTGCATAAATAAATCCCGCAACATAACCTATTATATTTTgtaagaaaaaaaacataaactATTCTGCAAAAAAAACATAAGCTATGTTGTAAATGTCTCCGCAATAAGAAATATGTTACAAAGCAAAGAAAGACGTTGGCTGATCTATTGCGTCAGATCCAATGACTCGCGAGGCGGCGAATCTCGCAAGCCAACACGTAGCAGCGCcttttttttttttcttgttcAACTGAATTTTTCGATTTCTTCAGTGAAAATGGAATGTCAAAGGGCGAGAAAATAAAAGGAGGGAAGACGGCGGCGGCCTCTCCACATTCCACTCCGTAGAAAAAGGAAGATCCCATTTCCCAACAACGTTGTAAATACCGGCGAAGACGCCCACGCACCACGACGGCGCGCCACCACCGCCTCGGCTCCTCCACTccccacctccaaaaccaaccaGAAATTAAACCCCCATCATCCTCTACCTCTCGCCTCCACACCCCCAAAGCAAAACCCCCGACCATCTCCCCCCCTTCGGAGCGCAGCGCCTTGGGTCTCCTTCCGTAGCCGCGACGATGTCGTCGCCGGCGGCGGCCCGGGAGCACGTGGAGAGGATCCGGCGCGACCGCTACTACATTGGCCGCGGCGAGCAGAACCCGCTGGCCGAGGACATGCACCAGGCCGTCAACTACCTCAGCCAGGAGCTCTACTCCCGGGACGTCCACTTCCTCATGGAGCTCGTGCAGGTGATGAATTAATCTCCTCCCTTCCTTTCCCCCCTCTCTCCTACTGTACCTTTTTTGTTTTCGCGAACACGCTATGATGGTCGGTAGTAGAAAAGTTTCTAGTAGGACTGTTAATGAGTGTCTGCCGTGAAGTGCTGGTCAATTTCACATCACATTTATCGTCTCACCTTTCCTTGTTTCCTGATAACCATCCAATGATTCTGGCTTACTCATATATGCTGCAAAGAGCACCATTTAAAACAAACATGATACAACAGAAATGAGGAATTAATGTTGTCACCCTGCTTTCTGTTTGATGATGGATTTAGTGGACAACTTTAAACAATAAATAAATGCATAACTGCACTTGCATGCCATATATCAGTTAATATTTATGATAATGTCATAATTAATGGCAACATTATATTATATTACTGTTAATATTAATATTAATAATGGAAAACTTGAATTACAAAAACTGCATAATATACGTAGTGATGGCAAACCATATATTTTCAGATGCAGgcacaaagtttttgtttccGCCATATTCATTGTCATATGTTTAAGTCTATAGCTTTTCATGTTGAATAATTACTTCAACATTACACAATCTTCATAATGCATACTCAGAAAGACAACATTTtggatgttgtttttgtttctaAGAAGTGAGCCCTCGGTGTGAATTTTCATCACAGTGCTCAAATGTGTTCTTTATATTGATAGTAGTTAGTACAATGATTGGAACCGATGAGGACAGGTATCCCGCCATGCTATTACTTGATGCACCAAAAACTTGATAGGATGGCATGAAATTCTATAAGTTGTACTTAAACTTGTTATTTCCCTTGTAACCATAATTCAGAAGTTTTGCTACTAAGACTGATGAAATGGCGACAATTTGCTGAACTAGTGTTTCACTGCATCTGCTTGTCTTCTCGGTCTTATTTAGCCAACAGATATAAGTTTTATTACATTTTATCTCTTTGTAAGGAGCCACTCTTTGACGTCGATGTTTTAATTAGGACTTGCAGAAGTGCCATGTTTCACTTGTATGCTCTCCTGTTAGTGAATAAATGGTAGTGCCATATTTTAAGTTTAATATTTTCTTCCTCTGAAACTAAAACTAGAACGCCGAAGATAATGAGTATCCTAGCGGAGTAGAGCCATCTTTGGAGTTTTTGGTTACATCCAATGATGTCACTGGATCTGGCGCATCATCTACTTTGCTCATCTTCAACAACGAGAGGGGTTTTTCTCCATCCAATGTTGAGTCCATTTGTCGCGTTGGAAAGTCCACTAAGAAGGGAAACAGGGACAAGGGTTACATTGGAGAGAAAGGTAAATCTTTGCATCTCTTTTATAAATCTCTTTGTGTTGTGTTTTGGCAAAGTAGAGAATTTACTCTTTGATGTTATTCATTTAGTTTCAGCAAGGAATCGGTTTTTCAAACTTTTCTTCTCAAGCACTATGATATCCTGTAGCTTAAATGACATGTAAAGTGATTGAAATATTAATCCGTACTTAATTGGAATGGTGATGAACTAGATTCTACTTGGAGTTAGTATTCTCATCCTAAATGTCTTTTGTACAGTTTGTTTTGGGTGGGCCATGATGTACTGTATTGCAATAGAATTTGGATGCCATGAACAGGCCATGGTTTGAACCCCCATGCTTCTCACAAAATAAGATGTGATGATCCTGcatatttttgtaaaaaaaatccaAGTTTTAAGTTTTTTCCATATGAAAAGAATATGCGTAAAATATTCTTTACTGCATGTCGATGTTGAGCATGTAACAAATCTTGTGGGAATCATTTCAGATCAAATTATAGAAGCTTAAATAATTTTTGGATTCTATCAGCCATTAAAGAAGCTTAAATAATTTTTGGATTCTTCTATAAAATTAATGACTTGCTACTTGTCAGAGTGTTAGGGTCCGACACCCAGTTTTTTATGCTCCACTGTTTCTAGAAAAGACTGCTAATCTATCACCACCACTTAATTTCTTATAGGAACATAGCGAGAGATCCTAGCTCTGTTTCAGATTAATGGAACATTTTTTTACACATCCAAGTTCACAGACATACTGGTAACCTATCACCACTAGAACCCAGTTTGCAAAACAGAGCAGAAACAGAGCCAAAAAAACTCTAATGGATGAAGACTTGTACATCAAACATTATATAGTGGACCCTAAGTATTAAACATATTGTTTTTCATTAAATGCTAAGGTGTAATTTCTCTTTTACTGTTGCCTTTGGAATGTTTGCATCCCATGGAACTTCTTTAATTTGCCAAACAAACTCTACCACATAGCAAGGCTGCCTACTGTGGAAAGCCAAAGCGACTCGCCCATCATGGTTTGTTTGATCATTATTTTGTCACATTGATTAATATCATAGCACCGTTAACTGAATATTCCTTGGTTGGATAACAATGTGATAACTTGTTACAACTTGGATTATTATTTTAAGTACAACAATAGCCTTATGTACCTCCTCTATTATGCTGTATtaataaaaaaaaaatctttgcatTATTTACTAAATTGTTTATGCCTCTTATATTATGACTTCCATGTTGTCATaactttttgcccttgatttAGGTATCGGGTTCAAGAGTGTTTTTCTGATATCGAGCCAGCCCCATATATTCAGTAACGGATATCAGATCAAGTTCAACGAGAAGCCTTGTGCGGAGTGTAATATTGGATATATTGTCCCTCAGTGGGTTGAGTCAAAACAGGTCCTTTCAGACATAAAAACGATATATGGGCTATCCAAGGCCCTCCCAACAACAACTATCATCTTGCCTTTGAAGGATGAGAAAGTTAGTGCGGTAAAGCAgcaactgtcaagcttgcatcctgAGATGCTGCTGTTTCTGTCAAAGATTAGGCGGCTCTCTGTACAGGAAGCTAATTCCAATCCTAAAGGCAGCACTGTTAGCGAGATTGCGATATCTAGTGAAAAGAACTACCAAGAGAGGAAGAACATGCACGCAGAGTCTTACACAGTCCATTTATCGGCTCAAGAAAATGGGAAAGAAGAAGAGTGTGGCTACTATATGTGGAGGCAGAAGTTCCCAGTAAAGCCAGAGAACAGAGTGGACAAACGTGTTGAGATTCATGAGTGGGTCATCACTCTGGCCTTCCCGCACGGCGAGCGTCTATCCCGGGGGAAGCAGATATCACCTGGTGTCTATGCTTTCCTTCCCACTGAAATGGTGACGAACTTCCCATTCATCATTCAGGCTGACTTCCTCCTTGCATCTTCAAGAGAAGCTATTCTGTTTGACAGTCCGTGGAACAAGGGGATTCTGGAGTGTGTCCCAAGTGCTTTCTTGAATGCTTTTGTTGCGCTTGTGAAGTCTAGCGCTGACGCACCAGCAATGTCCTTGCCGTCTATGTTTAATTTCCTGCCGGTTGATCCTTCTCCATTCCCAGCACTTGAGCCGGTTAGGTCTGGCATCAAAAACAAGATTCTTGTGGAGGATATAGTGCCATGTGAGTCTCATAGTAAACAGAAAATATTTTGCAAGCCCGGTGAGGTTGGACGGCTGAAACCGGCCTTTTGGAGTATTCTCAGCAAGGCAAGGGAATCTGGAATTGACCTGAAGAATCTTTCAACCCATGGAAGCTACATTTTGAGCTCCCATTTCGACAAGTCCACGTATAGTACTGTTCTATCATTTCTTGGTGTTAAAAGTGTTAGCACCGAGTGGTACGGAAAATGCATCGAGGGCTCAAATCTTGTCAAGGAGGTAAATGAACAGATTTATCTGGAAGTTTTATCCTTTCTCGCCGACAATTGGCAGAACTGTTTCTCCGGTACAAACATGATGTCTATTCCGCTGCTGAAGTATGTTGATCGGAACAATACTCTCTCTTTCTGGAGCATTTCTAGAGCTACTCAATCGAGTGACAGATTGTGCATTGCATCTGAGAAGAAGCGCATACATTGGCTTATCAGCTGGAACCGGGAGTTCCTGTCTTCTAACCGCCTTTTTGTACCTCCAAGCACACAGGAAGCTCTACAAAACTTTGCGCAGAAAACAAGAGTGACACAATGGCTTCAGAGCTATGCAAACGTGCAGTCCGTATCTGCCTACAGTTATGGACTGGTTGTTGTTAATAACTTGAATATTGATAGGAGGCCTGTTATTGCTTTTGCTCACTTTTTGTACCACTCGTCTCAGAAGGGTCACATAGAGAACCATCACGTAGCAGAACTGTGCCGTGCCATGCCGGTAATTGACAGCTATGGCAGCGTGGTTAAGAAAAGAAGCAGCGTTCTAGTTCCTGCAAAGGGCAGTAAATGGGTAGGATTGATGGGTACCAACCCATGGAGGCAGCAGAATTATATTGAACTATCGGCAGACTATAAGTCAGCAGGCAGTCACGCTGGGATCTATGCACCTGAAGACGAGCTCTTGGCTTTCCTGAAGACACAACTGCCAGCCTTAGACATTCCATTCATACACCCTCCAGAAGCAAGCTTCCCTACGGTCTCGTCACCTCTGACCGTTGACAATGCAATCTTGCTGCTGCAATGGATACAGAGTCTCAAGTCGAGGGGAGTACCGTTACCGGCTAGATTTCTGGCTTGTGTAAAACAGGGAAGTTGGCTGAGGACATCAGTTGGGTACAAGCCACCGAATGAATCCTTCCTCTCCAGTTCTGAGTGGGGAGTTCTTTTGCAAAATGGATCTTCCTTTGTTGATATACCGATGGTTGACCAAAAGTTCTATCAAAACAGGCTGCATTTGTACAAGGAGGAACTGAAGGCGCTTGGGGTTAGATTTGAGTTTCAGGAGGCATCGGCGTACATTGGCAGTCGCCTCATGTCCATGGCTGCAAGCAATACGCTGACCAGAGAGAATGTGTACTCACTGCTTCGTTTAATTCGGTTTCTTCGAGAGAAAGTTCTATCTCCAAGCGAACTCATCAACAGTGTCAAAGATGGACAGTGGATGAAGAGTACTCTCGGTTACAGGTCTCCGGTTGGTTGTATCATCTATGATTCAGACTGGGCAGTTGCATCATGTATCAGTAGCCAGCCGTTCCTTGATGTCAAGTTCTATGGAGAGGACATACTTGCCTGCAAACCAGAGCTCAAGTTACTTGGTGTTCTGGTTGGGTTTGAAGACAGCTACAAACTTGTGATTGATAATTTCAAGTTCAGTTCGGCTGCTGTTACTCCTGAGGCTACTGTACTGATCCTCAAATGCATCCGGTATGTGAACTCATGTGAAGCCTTCATAAGAAAGCTCAAAGATTTGAAATGGGTGAAGACCAGTGTAGGGTTCCGTGCTCCTAATGAATCTTTTCTTGCGGATCCTCGATGGGAGTCCCTTATAAATGTCTTTGATGGGGTTCCAATAGTTGATTTCAGATTTTATGGGAGTAAGATTAGTCCCTACAAAGAAGAGTTGGAGAAGACTGGGTTGATAACAAGACTGGAGTCGGCATCGAAGACTATATCTAACTTGTTCAAGCAGATGGTTCTGAATTCATCACTTCCAAAGGCAAGTGTTCTAGCTCTGCTAGCATGTTATCGGCAGCTGAAAACACAGGGCGCACT
This window encodes:
- the LOC123428794 gene encoding uncharacterized protein LOC123428794, which codes for MSSPAAAREHVERIRRDRYYIGRGEQNPLAEDMHQAVNYLSQELYSRDVHFLMELVQNAEDNEYPSGVEPSLEFLVTSNDVTGSGASSTLLIFNNERGFSPSNVESICRVGKSTKKGNRDKGYIGEKGIGFKSVFLISSQPHIFSNGYQIKFNEKPCAECNIGYIVPQWVESKQVLSDIKTIYGLSKALPTTTIILPLKDEKVSAVKQQLSSLHPEMLLFLSKIRRLSVQEANSNPKGSTVSEIAISSEKNYQERKNMHAESYTVHLSAQENGKEEECGYYMWRQKFPVKPENRVDKRVEIHEWVITLAFPHGERLSRGKQISPGVYAFLPTEMVTNFPFIIQADFLLASSREAILFDSPWNKGILECVPSAFLNAFVALVKSSADAPAMSLPSMFNFLPVDPSPFPALEPVRSGIKNKILVEDIVPCESHSKQKIFCKPGEVGRLKPAFWSILSKARESGIDLKNLSTHGSYILSSHFDKSTYSTVLSFLGVKSVSTEWYGKCIEGSNLVKEVNEQIYLEVLSFLADNWQNCFSGTNMMSIPLLKYVDRNNTLSFWSISRATQSSDRLCIASEKKRIHWLISWNREFLSSNRLFVPPSTQEALQNFAQKTRVTQWLQSYANVQSVSAYSYGLVVVNNLNIDRRPVIAFAHFLYHSSQKGHIENHHVAELCRAMPVIDSYGSVVKKRSSVLVPAKGSKWVGLMGTNPWRQQNYIELSADYKSAGSHAGIYAPEDELLAFLKTQLPALDIPFIHPPEASFPTVSSPLTVDNAILLLQWIQSLKSRGVPLPARFLACVKQGSWLRTSVGYKPPNESFLSSSEWGVLLQNGSSFVDIPMVDQKFYQNRLHLYKEELKALGVRFEFQEASAYIGSRLMSMAASNTLTRENVYSLLRLIRFLREKVLSPSELINSVKDGQWMKSTLGYRSPVGCIIYDSDWAVASCISSQPFLDVKFYGEDILACKPELKLLGVLVGFEDSYKLVIDNFKFSSAAVTPEATVLILKCIRYVNSCEAFIRKLKDLKWVKTSVGFRAPNESFLADPRWESLINVFDGVPIVDFRFYGSKISPYKEELEKTGLITRLESASKTISNLFKQMVLNSSLPKASVLALLACYRQLKTQGALPVELMNCMLSEKWLCTSLGFRPPSDAILFNAEWQSLSSVANLPFIDDGDSHQGLSKEIHGYKDELMLLGVTTEVKTGVKFVINGINIPKDPLHMSAATVLSLLRSIQIWLVSSSNFPKGFLEKIKGCSWLKTKVGFRRPDESILFDPKNSSIRIEDGPFIDEAFYGSEVASFKDALAAIGVSVDVRHGHELVARHLRSHKNRATISRIYTYLKECNWEPVNKTSDWIWVPNKKKSGQWVSPPSCVLHDKDNLFSPQLHVLDKYYDKQLLDFFSHVFGVRHGPSAEDHCKLWSTWESYVDAISLADCSAFWHFIAKNWSKNTEKLLSACVKVPVCTDGTILLSKKEDVFIPDDLLLKDLFDKLPNRSLFIWYPSSSLPSMSRAKLNNIYGSIGVQAISKAVGKNDYSLRLENFSPTKAARGKVINVVMIKLVLAFLADPALDISAEERHKIVSSLLDVTVLETSEPITVGYNIKLSSGAFLDVKAIRKLRWERESSKLYIQKSKRSPGYKEKLEFATNFADEISQGLLVEKAEQIPLLAELIKIGSLMDFHGAAVEYLLKSKNLQLFPEDEEFLGAASLGRSRNR